In the genome of Actinomadura graeca, one region contains:
- a CDS encoding anti-sigma factor family protein, which translates to MNPAHLDYDVLADLAEGLLEDDEAASVNAHLDTCAECRDRSADLADVSRILAEAPVPSMPAELAERIDTAIAAESLNNATVVSLEQRRGRRHWRILSAAAATVVVLGGGAMVGKIALDESGGGDHRGAAQSPVQDASEGRGAAKGAAPQATSGETMLSAPSYTVAHSGTDYRAGDLSGQVSRLMGKGEVLKSRGTPPGQQLVGCVNSVTRGAPPAFVDQAMFEGRQATVIAVRGDKAGSWNVWVVGPGCDAQNSHLLKQETA; encoded by the coding sequence ATGAACCCCGCTCATCTTGACTACGACGTCCTGGCCGATCTGGCCGAGGGGCTCCTCGAAGACGACGAAGCCGCCTCCGTCAACGCGCACCTCGACACCTGCGCCGAATGCCGGGATCGCTCCGCCGACCTTGCGGACGTCTCCCGGATCCTGGCGGAGGCACCCGTCCCGTCCATGCCCGCGGAGCTGGCCGAGCGCATCGACACCGCCATAGCGGCGGAGTCGTTGAACAACGCCACCGTGGTGAGCCTGGAACAGCGGCGCGGAAGGCGGCATTGGCGGATACTGTCGGCCGCCGCGGCGACGGTGGTCGTGCTCGGCGGCGGAGCGATGGTCGGCAAGATTGCCTTGGACGAATCGGGCGGCGGCGATCACCGGGGCGCCGCGCAGAGCCCCGTGCAGGACGCGAGTGAGGGACGTGGAGCGGCGAAGGGCGCGGCTCCGCAGGCGACCAGCGGGGAGACCATGCTGAGCGCCCCGTCCTACACCGTCGCCCACAGCGGCACCGACTACAGGGCTGGAGACCTGAGTGGCCAGGTCAGCCGGCTGATGGGCAAGGGCGAGGTCCTGAAGTCGCGTGGCACGCCGCCCGGTCAGCAGCTCGTCGGCTGCGTCAACAGCGTCACCCGGGGAGCGCCGCCCGCGTTCGTCGACCAGGCCATGTTCGAAGGACGGCAGGCCACGGTGATCGCCGTACGTGGCGACAAGGCGGGCAGCTGGAACGTCTGGGTGGTCGGGCCCGGCTGCGACGCCCAGAACTCGCACCTTCTCAAGCAAGAGACAGCCTGA
- a CDS encoding protein kinase family protein, whose translation MSTSVIEPGTRLAGRYRLEERISDTGGSSLWKAIDEILARAVAVRTFDPDFPRVHEVVTSARAASRLTDPRLTQVFDADDSGESAYVVSEWVVGETLEQMLGKAPLEPGRAATLLYEAAEAMAAAHAAGLAHLCLTPRDLVWTTGGTVKLLGIATDAVLCDRYADDPAGEDVRGLGRMLYAALTAHWPGDDEGSDLPSAPGTGGVPHAPRQVQAGISHAVDAIVCRCLGLGGAEALTTPAEVAKALRGVPRTPLPLFAGLGSAPPPPHTAAPRPAPAPAPKRPATHHAGAPTHHAGAPSQQHQPPVSQPTTRIPEPRTRTRRNTAPPPVSSAHGTTGVPRRPANRALLGVAAAALTVIVGLGAWALVDNGSKEKPNGARVTDQGKTSAPPKPTAVRLNVQAVTGFEKPIGGHHDEAVNRNTNLVIDGKPGTAWETQSYADPSFGNYSKGIGVLLDMGRPVKVSSVKIITPQVGGILQIKIGNSQSGADLKSVGRQQGNGGELTVPVSPQVSGQYVLVWFTKLPASLKGKLGEVAVYGSPS comes from the coding sequence GTGAGCACGTCAGTCATCGAGCCCGGTACCCGTCTCGCCGGCCGCTACCGCCTTGAAGAACGCATCAGCGACACCGGCGGATCTTCGCTCTGGAAGGCCATCGACGAGATCCTCGCCAGGGCCGTCGCCGTCCGTACGTTCGATCCCGACTTCCCCCGCGTCCACGAGGTCGTCACCTCGGCCCGCGCCGCCAGCCGCCTCACCGACCCGCGCCTCACCCAGGTGTTCGACGCCGACGACAGCGGCGAGAGCGCCTACGTCGTGAGCGAGTGGGTCGTCGGCGAGACCCTGGAGCAGATGCTCGGGAAGGCGCCGCTGGAGCCGGGACGCGCCGCGACCCTGCTCTACGAGGCCGCCGAGGCCATGGCCGCCGCGCACGCCGCCGGGCTGGCCCACCTGTGCCTCACCCCCCGCGACCTCGTCTGGACGACCGGCGGCACGGTGAAGCTGCTCGGCATCGCCACCGACGCGGTCCTCTGCGACCGCTACGCCGACGACCCGGCCGGCGAGGACGTCCGGGGGCTCGGCCGCATGCTGTACGCGGCGCTCACCGCGCACTGGCCCGGCGACGACGAGGGCTCCGACCTGCCGTCCGCGCCCGGAACCGGTGGCGTTCCCCACGCTCCCCGCCAGGTGCAGGCCGGCATCTCCCATGCCGTCGACGCGATCGTCTGCCGCTGCCTCGGCCTGGGCGGTGCGGAGGCACTGACCACACCCGCCGAAGTCGCCAAGGCTCTGCGCGGCGTCCCCCGCACGCCACTGCCTCTGTTCGCCGGGCTCGGCAGCGCACCGCCTCCGCCCCACACCGCCGCGCCGCGCCCCGCTCCGGCCCCGGCGCCGAAGCGTCCCGCGACGCATCACGCCGGTGCGCCGACGCATCATGCCGGTGCGCCCTCGCAGCAGCACCAGCCGCCCGTCAGCCAGCCGACCACGCGGATCCCGGAGCCCCGGACACGCACGCGGCGCAACACCGCGCCGCCTCCGGTCTCCTCGGCCCACGGCACTACCGGCGTGCCGCGCCGGCCCGCCAACCGCGCCCTCCTCGGCGTGGCCGCCGCGGCGCTGACCGTCATCGTCGGTCTCGGAGCCTGGGCGCTGGTCGACAACGGCTCGAAGGAGAAACCCAACGGCGCCCGCGTCACCGACCAGGGCAAGACGTCGGCCCCGCCGAAGCCGACCGCCGTCCGGCTGAACGTCCAGGCCGTGACCGGCTTCGAGAAGCCGATCGGCGGCCACCACGACGAGGCCGTCAACAGGAACACCAATCTGGTCATCGACGGCAAACCCGGCACCGCCTGGGAGACGCAGAGCTACGCCGACCCCAGCTTCGGCAACTACTCCAAGGGCATCGGCGTCCTCCTCGACATGGGCCGCCCGGTCAAGGTCTCCAGCGTCAAGATCATCACTCCGCAGGTCGGCGGGATCCTCCAGATAAAGATCGGAAACTCGCAGTCCGGGGCCGACCTGAAGTCCGTCGGACGCCAGCAGGGCAACGGCGGCGAGCTGACGGTCCCGGTGTCCCCGCAGGTCTCGGGTCAGTACGTGCTGGTCTGGTTCACCAAGCTTCCCGCCTCCCTCAAGGGCAAGCTGGGCGAGGTCGCCGTCTACGGTTCCCCAAGCTGA
- the sigM gene encoding RNA polymerase sigma factor SigM, whose amino-acid sequence MRRVDEVPDKELLARHAEGDPHAFAELVHRHRDRMWAVALRTLGDPEEAADALQDACLSAFRAAGRFRGDAAVTTWLHRIVVNACLDRIRRKSVRPATPMGDDATFDAVAPKMPDPTDAHGVSLDVRTALLQLPFEQRAALILVDMMGYSVDDAANVLEVPPGTIKSRCARGRARLAPLLVHHRNRRDPRNVGGVEGGGMPK is encoded by the coding sequence ATGCGTCGCGTGGACGAGGTACCCGACAAGGAGCTCCTCGCACGCCACGCGGAGGGGGATCCGCACGCCTTCGCCGAGCTGGTGCACCGGCACCGCGACCGCATGTGGGCGGTCGCGCTGCGGACGCTCGGTGATCCGGAGGAGGCCGCGGACGCGCTGCAGGACGCGTGCCTGTCGGCGTTCCGCGCGGCCGGGCGGTTCCGTGGTGACGCGGCCGTCACCACCTGGTTGCACCGGATCGTGGTGAACGCCTGCCTGGACCGGATCCGGCGCAAGTCCGTCCGTCCCGCGACCCCGATGGGGGACGACGCCACCTTCGACGCCGTCGCACCGAAGATGCCGGATCCGACCGACGCGCACGGCGTGTCCCTCGACGTCCGGACCGCCCTGCTGCAGCTGCCGTTCGAGCAGCGCGCGGCGCTCATCCTCGTCGACATGATGGGCTACTCGGTCGACGACGCGGCGAACGTCCTGGAGGTCCCTCCTGGAACGATCAAGAGCCGCTGCGCACGCGGCCGGGCGAGGCTCGCGCCACTTCTCGTCCATCACCGGAACCGACGGGACCCCAGGAACGTCGGAGGTGTGGAAGGAGGTGGCATGCCCAAATGA